In Syntrophales bacterium, one genomic interval encodes:
- a CDS encoding DUF3696 domain-containing protein, with translation MLTVLRIGNFKAFAETQRIPVRPLTLIYGANSSGKSSVLHSLILARHAQETGDLDVHRTNVGGESVDLGGFRQYVHRREANRRVGWAMDLDTSSFKDRLAEIFAPVKQVTMILNLGISLDDQDRPLPESVPEIHTYELLADGQSLLRMSRRRDGKLQLDRLDHEHPVFQEVIKAMVMLSTTTETIHPKDFESLDKAIAELVPEVVAKSTQFLPDGLAESNVFSPGGQARLFTISKAHRKEELSAAVRSFLPRKIDEILRGVGQVVAGELSRLRYLGPLRSYPPRHLAFSQHHDPNWYAGGGYAWDVIRRDASVRKLVNEWLSAPDRLQTPYELRIRHLLTIDDLDADYTKVIETLEQRFASDEPYDWDLFGEIYSALEKIKQNEARLTEVHELNLVDMRSNTVVSHRDVGIGVSQVLPVLVTSYASKHQIVAIEQPEIHLHPALQADLGDVFIQSALGPGRNRFLIETHSEHLLLRVMRRMRETSNDELSEGVPPITPKDVCVLFVQPKGTSSAVRHLELDEEGQLLDAWPGGFFEEGYRERFA, from the coding sequence ATGCTGACTGTCTTACGAATTGGAAATTTCAAGGCCTTTGCCGAAACGCAGCGGATTCCTGTCCGTCCCTTGACCCTGATCTATGGGGCGAACAGTTCCGGGAAATCGAGCGTGCTGCACAGCCTGATTCTCGCCCGTCATGCGCAGGAGACGGGCGATCTGGATGTTCATCGTACCAATGTAGGCGGCGAATCGGTGGATCTGGGTGGGTTCCGTCAGTATGTTCATAGGCGTGAGGCCAATCGCCGGGTCGGGTGGGCCATGGACCTGGATACGAGTTCATTCAAGGACCGGCTCGCAGAAATTTTCGCGCCCGTAAAGCAGGTCACGATGATTCTCAACCTGGGTATCAGCCTGGACGATCAGGACCGCCCACTCCCGGAGTCAGTCCCTGAAATCCACACTTATGAACTTCTCGCTGATGGCCAGAGCCTTCTCCGGATGAGCCGCCGCAGAGACGGTAAACTTCAGCTCGACCGCTTGGATCACGAACATCCTGTTTTTCAGGAAGTTATAAAGGCGATGGTCATGCTTTCTACCACGACCGAAACGATTCACCCGAAGGACTTTGAGAGTCTTGACAAGGCGATTGCCGAGCTTGTCCCAGAGGTGGTGGCAAAGAGCACGCAGTTTTTGCCGGACGGATTGGCGGAATCAAATGTCTTCAGCCCGGGTGGTCAGGCCAGGCTTTTTACGATCAGCAAAGCCCACAGAAAGGAGGAGTTGAGCGCGGCAGTGCGTTCTTTCCTTCCCCGCAAGATCGACGAAATTTTAAGAGGTGTTGGGCAGGTGGTCGCGGGTGAACTATCGCGGCTCAGATACTTGGGACCACTGCGATCTTATCCGCCGCGCCATCTGGCCTTTTCTCAACACCATGATCCGAACTGGTATGCCGGCGGGGGCTACGCGTGGGACGTGATTCGTCGTGACGCAAGTGTTCGGAAACTGGTTAATGAATGGCTCTCCGCGCCTGATCGACTCCAGACGCCATACGAGCTTCGTATACGCCATCTGCTAACAATTGACGACCTTGATGCGGATTACACCAAAGTAATTGAAACACTGGAACAGAGATTTGCCAGCGATGAACCTTATGACTGGGATCTTTTCGGTGAAATCTATTCTGCACTGGAGAAAATTAAACAGAACGAAGCAAGGCTCACCGAAGTCCATGAACTCAATCTCGTCGATATGAGAAGTAATACGGTTGTCAGTCATCGAGATGTAGGAATTGGTGTGAGCCAAGTACTACCCGTACTGGTGACTTCTTATGCTTCGAAACACCAGATCGTCGCTATCGAGCAACCGGAAATCCATTTGCACCCAGCGCTCCAGGCCGACTTGGGAGACGTGTTCATCCAATCTGCGCTTGGCCCAGGCAGGAACAGGTTCCTGATTGAAACGCATAGCGAACACTTGCTTTTGCGCGTAATGCGTCGGATGCGTGAAACCAGCAACGACGAACTGTCTGAAGGAGTTCCACCTATCACTCCGAAGGACGTGTGTGTGTTGTTTGTACAGCCGAAAGGAACATCATCAGCAGTGCGCCATCTGGAATTGGATGAAGAGGGTCAACTCCTTGACGCGTGGCCGGGCGGCTTCTTTGAAGAAGGCTACCGGGAACGGTTTGCATGA
- a CDS encoding DUF3800 domain-containing protein, with protein MKFCYFDESGMGEEPYLVIAGIIVDATRMHVTKDAWANFLGYLSKAAGRRIEEFHSREFYRGNGVWHGTDGANRARIIEAVFNWVENRKHKCVFSGIDKEEYEKKFARDERLKQFKSKWCAAAMHCTLQVQKQHQREAKTKGHSVLIFDREVSEETDFSLLIHKSPQWIDTFYGREKKQTALNQVVDVPFFADSKHILLAQVADLFAYILRTWAEIKDGLLKEKYKDEGDKMRDWSERIAPIAHPRSSRYLVRGRCKAAQLFWDLAPSSLRQL; from the coding sequence ATGAAATTCTGCTATTTCGATGAAAGCGGTATGGGTGAAGAACCCTATCTCGTGATCGCGGGGATTATAGTTGATGCCACTCGAATGCACGTCACCAAAGACGCTTGGGCGAATTTTCTCGGATATCTCTCGAAGGCGGCAGGAAGACGGATAGAAGAATTCCACTCTCGTGAGTTTTATCGTGGTAATGGGGTTTGGCACGGCACCGATGGAGCTAACCGGGCACGGATTATCGAGGCGGTTTTCAATTGGGTTGAAAACAGAAAGCACAAGTGCGTGTTCAGCGGAATAGATAAGGAAGAGTACGAGAAGAAATTTGCGAGGGATGAACGGCTCAAACAGTTTAAATCTAAGTGGTGTGCCGCTGCCATGCATTGTACCCTTCAGGTGCAGAAGCAGCATCAGCGTGAGGCCAAGACCAAAGGCCATAGTGTTCTGATCTTTGACCGGGAGGTTTCAGAAGAAACCGACTTCAGCCTGCTCATCCATAAGTCGCCTCAATGGATCGATACCTTCTACGGGCGGGAAAAGAAGCAAACTGCTCTGAATCAGGTTGTGGATGTTCCGTTTTTTGCGGATTCGAAACACATCCTTTTGGCTCAAGTCGCGGATCTGTTTGCTTACATTTTAAGGACTTGGGCCGAAATTAAGGATGGATTGCTAAAAGAGAAATACAAGGATGAAGGCGACAAAATGAGGGACTGGTCGGAGCGAATCGCCCCAATAGCCCACCCGCGTTCGAGTCGCTATCTCGTAAGGGGGCGCTGCAAAGCCGCGCAACTGTTCTGGGACCTTGCGCCATCATCTTTAAGGCAACTGTGA
- a CDS encoding restriction endonuclease subunit S → MRWPTRTLGQIATITGGSTPSRTQEEYWNGSILWLTPTDLPMPGKGIADVSDTAGKITEEGLAAISAQLLPVGTVLFSSRATIGKLGISRLPLATNQGFANFIPKNFVDAKYLAYCLLHYTAEITALAGSTTFKEVTKTALKKFKIPLPALSEQRRIVEILDQADQLRKKRAEADAKAARILPALFYKMFGDPATNPKGWPIDVLSKLVKVQGGYAFKNADFVEEGVLLVRIGNINCGEVVSTINSAHLPSFFCEEHTNYFIHNGDLLIALTGATTGKLGRFWLKEPALLNQRVGRFQPLTKEKEIINYLHLFMETDYAQNYIWQYARGFGQPNIAPRQIESMLVPVPPAELIHKFSVFCDKLIKKIKNHKPAKEKLETLYALLLHRAFIGDLTSKWREAHMKELLTEMETQAKALNVRMGS, encoded by the coding sequence ATGAGGTGGCCAACACGAACTTTAGGTCAAATCGCTACCATCACCGGAGGGAGTACCCCAAGCCGTACTCAAGAAGAGTATTGGAACGGATCAATTCTATGGCTTACTCCGACCGACCTCCCAATGCCTGGCAAAGGCATTGCCGATGTGAGTGACACGGCAGGCAAAATTACTGAGGAAGGGTTAGCTGCAATCTCCGCACAGCTTCTTCCTGTCGGGACTGTGTTGTTCTCTTCTCGTGCAACAATTGGAAAACTTGGAATCTCAAGACTCCCTCTCGCCACGAATCAGGGTTTTGCCAATTTCATTCCTAAGAATTTTGTTGATGCAAAATATCTTGCTTACTGTTTGCTACACTATACGGCCGAAATCACCGCTTTAGCTGGATCAACTACTTTCAAAGAAGTTACCAAGACTGCATTAAAGAAATTTAAAATTCCTCTTCCCGCTCTTTCCGAGCAACGCCGTATTGTGGAAATCCTCGATCAGGCGGATCAGCTGCGTAAAAAACGCGCCGAAGCCGACGCCAAAGCCGCCCGCATCCTCCCCGCCCTCTTCTACAAAATGTTCGGCGATCCGGCCACGAATCCGAAAGGGTGGCCTATCGATGTTCTTTCTAAGCTGGTAAAAGTACAAGGAGGATATGCATTTAAAAATGCAGATTTTGTGGAAGAAGGTGTTTTGCTAGTGCGCATTGGTAACATAAATTGTGGAGAAGTTGTTTCCACAATTAATTCAGCTCATTTACCGTCATTTTTTTGTGAGGAGCATACAAACTACTTCATACACAATGGTGATCTTCTAATAGCTTTGACCGGAGCTACAACAGGAAAATTGGGAAGATTTTGGCTTAAAGAACCTGCATTGCTTAATCAGCGTGTGGGTAGGTTCCAACCATTAACAAAAGAAAAAGAAATAATTAATTATTTACACCTTTTTATGGAAACAGATTATGCGCAAAATTATATTTGGCAGTATGCAAGAGGGTTTGGACAACCCAACATTGCACCTCGACAAATTGAATCAATGCTAGTCCCAGTTCCACCAGCAGAACTTATCCATAAGTTTTCAGTTTTTTGTGATAAGCTCATAAAAAAAATTAAAAACCATAAACCCGCAAAAGAAAAATTAGAAACCTTATATGCTCTCCTACTTCACCGCGCCTTTATCGGCGATCTGACCTCCAAATGGCGCGAGGCGCATATGAAGGAACTTCTGACGGAAATGGAGACACAGGCCAAAGCGTTGAACGTGAGGATGGGATCATGA
- a CDS encoding PDDEXK nuclease domain-containing protein: protein MDNHKEHKLSVKAAERLERGRKRKGVAMPVPSTHVGLPAEYGSLLSDIKHRIADIRLQVALSANAAMVILYWDIGRAILQLQAAKGWGAKVIDRLSADLREAFPDMKGLSPRNLKYMRAFADAWPDRTIVQQLAAQIPWAHNCLLLDRFEDSSTRRWYIQATIENGWSRHILSQQIDRQAHKRQGKAVHNFALTLPPADSDLARQVFKDPYLFDFLGTADPRREREVEQALVDHVQKFLLELGAGFSFVGRQVHLEFSDSDYYLDLLFYHLKLRCFIVVELKAVPFEPEFVGKLNMYLSAVDDLLRHPDDKPSIGLLLCKGKNRIKAEYALRDFGKPMGVADWQKQLAESLPGDLKTSLPSVEEIEAELSGLAREKRKKPRNPKVDD, encoded by the coding sequence ATGGATAATCACAAAGAACATAAACTGAGTGTAAAGGCGGCTGAACGCTTAGAGCGTGGCAGAAAACGGAAAGGGGTGGCCATGCCGGTTCCCTCGACGCATGTTGGGCTGCCGGCAGAGTATGGCTCCCTACTGTCGGACATCAAGCACCGCATTGCCGACATCCGTCTTCAGGTAGCCCTGTCAGCCAATGCAGCAATGGTCATACTCTACTGGGACATCGGCCGGGCTATTTTACAACTTCAGGCCGCCAAGGGCTGGGGCGCCAAAGTGATTGACCGCTTGTCCGCCGACCTGCGAGAGGCGTTTCCCGATATGAAAGGGCTTTCCCCTCGTAACCTCAAGTATATGCGGGCTTTTGCCGACGCCTGGCCCGACCGGACAATTGTGCAGCAGCTTGCTGCACAAATTCCCTGGGCCCACAACTGTCTCCTGTTGGACCGCTTTGAAGACTCCAGCACCCGACGCTGGTACATCCAGGCAACCATTGAGAACGGTTGGAGTCGACATATCCTGTCGCAGCAAATTGATCGCCAAGCGCACAAACGCCAAGGCAAAGCGGTTCATAACTTCGCCTTAACCCTACCGCCCGCCGACTCGGACCTGGCCAGGCAAGTTTTCAAAGATCCGTATTTGTTCGACTTCCTTGGAACGGCCGATCCTCGTCGCGAGCGCGAGGTCGAGCAAGCACTGGTGGATCATGTGCAAAAATTCCTGTTGGAACTTGGCGCTGGATTCTCCTTCGTCGGGCGGCAGGTGCATCTGGAGTTTTCGGATAGCGATTACTATCTTGATCTGTTGTTCTATCATTTGAAGTTGCGTTGTTTTATTGTCGTAGAACTCAAAGCCGTACCGTTCGAGCCGGAGTTCGTCGGCAAGCTCAATATGTACTTGTCGGCCGTTGATGACCTTTTGCGCCATCCCGATGACAAACCGAGCATCGGATTGCTACTTTGCAAGGGCAAGAACAGGATCAAGGCCGAATATGCCCTGCGCGACTTCGGCAAACCCATGGGTGTGGCCGACTGGCAGAAACAACTCGCCGAAAGCCTGCCCGGCGACCTGAAGACCAGTTTGCCCAGTGTCGAGGAGATCGAAGCGGAACTGAGTGGCCTGGCGAGAGAGAAGCGAAAGAAACCGCGCAACCCCAAGGTTGATGATTGA
- a CDS encoding virulence RhuM family protein produces MTNLSVKPNSSEIVLYQTEDGRTRIQVRLEDETVWLTQKLMAELFQKDVRTINEHIRNIFAEGELSPESVIRNFRITAADGKTYDTQHYNLDVIISVGYRVKSHRGTQFRIWATQRLREYIVKGFTLDDERLKQAGGGNYFDELLARIRDIRASEKVFWRKVLDIYATSIDYDPNTDTSRRFFQIVQNKMHWAAVGHTAAEIIAARANANKPHMGLTSWTGIRPTREDIEVAKNYLSAEELDTLNRIVAMYLDFAELQALSRRPMYMKDWIAKLDEFLKVSERDILTHAGKISHEEAVEKARIEYEKFRKQALEELSPVERHFIEAVKEVKKLERNKPRTTQKTRKRK; encoded by the coding sequence ATGACCAATCTGTCCGTAAAACCCAATTCTTCAGAGATCGTTCTTTACCAGACCGAGGACGGCCGCACACGCATCCAGGTCCGGCTGGAGGATGAGACGGTCTGGCTGACGCAGAAGCTCATGGCAGAACTGTTCCAGAAGGATGTGCGGACCATCAACGAACATATCCGCAACATATTTGCGGAAGGGGAGTTGTCGCCGGAATCAGTTATCCGGAATTTCCGGATAACTGCCGCAGACGGCAAAACATATGATACCCAGCATTATAACCTGGATGTCATTATTTCCGTCGGCTATCGGGTGAAATCCCACCGAGGCACCCAGTTCCGCATCTGGGCCACCCAGAGGCTTCGGGAATACATCGTCAAGGGGTTCACCCTGGATGACGAGCGGCTCAAGCAGGCGGGCGGCGGCAACTATTTCGATGAACTTCTGGCCCGCATCCGGGACATCCGCGCCTCGGAAAAGGTCTTCTGGCGCAAGGTGCTCGATATTTACGCCACCAGCATTGACTATGACCCCAACACGGATACGTCCCGCCGTTTCTTCCAGATCGTTCAGAACAAGATGCACTGGGCCGCTGTCGGCCACACCGCCGCCGAGATCATCGCCGCCCGTGCCAATGCTAACAAGCCGCACATGGGGCTGACCTCCTGGACCGGGATCAGACCGACCCGGGAGGATATCGAAGTCGCCAAGAACTACCTGAGCGCAGAGGAACTGGACACGCTCAACCGGATTGTGGCTATGTACCTCGATTTTGCCGAACTTCAAGCCTTGAGCCGCAGGCCCATGTACATGAAGGACTGGATCGCCAAACTGGATGAATTTCTCAAGGTCAGCGAGCGGGATATACTTACCCATGCGGGTAAAATAAGCCACGAGGAGGCCGTTGAAAAGGCAAGGATTGAATATGAAAAATTCCGCAAACAGGCGCTGGAAGAACTCTCCCCGGTGGAACGACACTTTATCGAAGCGGTGAAGGAAGTGAAGAAACTGGAAAGGAATAAACCACGAACCACACAAAAAACACGAAAAAGAAAATAA